CTCGACCTTATCGATTTACTTTTGAGTTATCCACAGAGGTTTCCCTGAGAAGAAAAGTCGGTTTCCTTGATAACACTTTAATATGAAATGACCAATTTACCCTTTACCTAAAAaacagatatcttcttcgtccgatgtccgaGTGACACATTTGAGTagtgcataacttttcgagatctattcaacggtactagtttcgtatctaaatcgttgttagattattttctattgattaacgttcgtgttaaactaatcgagttataatcggctaaatcgtctcttgaccggtctaatagcgttgacgagcttgcgggtctttacattctccctaccttatacattttcgtccttgAAAATCGAACCATCAAtctagtcttcaaaactccccaccttaaagaAAAATCCTATCTCTTATCTAAGCGCAAAACAACatgaaacaaagcacaaacctataagtcttcctacaactaaaatttgtgtctCTAGGTTCAATAGAATAATTTTTATTTCAAAAAGATaatggttctaattacgagagaAGATACTCTATATtaagtaaaatttgggatctatcagttcactaatagaagcaagtctccCTTCTATGCCTAGCGATACAAGAACACAGTTGCCAtgtctaggttcgcgacgcctAACAATACgtacctacgtaacaagtatcacccgaacacatcagaattaccaacctcactattccccagtgttggattaactaagtattactTTGTTAAGATTAGTTAGTCTATAAGTTTTATCGTAACTGGTGCGACTtaaaattttacttcataaaaTATATATAATTCACAGTATTTTTAaacaatttaatcatcaaaatttatttattattattattgtttactCTTTTTATTAATATAAGTAATCCAATTTCGGTttcacgtcaatttataatatctgaTACTTTTAACTTTGCTGTAATATCATATATAAtttttttccaaatattattTATTATAAATTTGTTACTAGTCCAATTACTCGAACACTATTATCCATTGTGTTATTAtcctcattattcttaagttgatagtccaaTTGGTACATTAAtccttaatcttctaaaaatgttttacattcacGTAAGGATTGATATAACAGATTTTTATTTATTCATCTCGAATccgtatactatatcttgttaaagattaacgttggtaatttaatatggtttaagtttgagtctgcataaaattataatatactCTAATAGTGTTTAGATTTTGCTATTAACGTAACGAATCCTATcaatatacgaatttattttcttttaattcgatATTACACTAAgtatttgaatgctattattacTACTTCGTGTATATCtgtttcattttaaagatttactggatcatttgttagactaaagataattcggtacaagattactaacaagttgagtctttttattttatgcattatatCCTCACCTTCTTACGTCTAACGCCTAATAAAtattatattaactatctagtttaGACGTAAAACATACATTTCTAATTTGTCATTAACTTAATTTACAAAATTTTAACCGTATATAAACGTTATTATTTTTTCATaactatttaatcataattattattctcATTGTTATATATATCTTTAATGAGATTTTAGTTAACTTAAgttcaatatgatactaattgagaAATGCTAACATTATATTActattattatcatttataattttttttttatgaatcacatttatatttataaaaaaataatctttaaaagtttacaagaaaaaaagaatcaaaaaaagcCAACTACATAGGCGTTACTCAAAGAAATAAATTTGCTAAAAATTTCTATAATATGCAACATTTGGTTGCTCTATTCTTGACAAGAAGCCAGGTCTTCCATAAAACATTTTCCTTTTCCCTAAAACTAATCTAGCACCTCTCTTTGCTGTTGTAtctgctgcaaagtttatttCTCTGAAACTATGCAAGAATTTGATTGACTGAATCTTCCTTGTGTCCTTCTGCCATCTCATTTTAACAAACCAAGGCATCTTGTTATTTTCAAACTCTGATATGACTGTTTTTGAATCTGAATTAAGAATTACATTCTCCATCTTCCATTCTACTGCCAGTTCCACTGCACAGATGATTGCATACACTTTTACAATGTAATTTGTTGCTATGCCAATTCCACCAGATATAAATCCCAACACTTGACACAAGTGATCTCTTATTACTACACCAAAACCAGCATATCCTGGATTCCCAATTGATGCTCCATCACAGAAAAACATAACAAAGCCAGCACATGGTGGTGTCCAAAAACAAGTTTTAATGTATTGGAATTTAATTCTTCTTGGTTCCAGTTTAAAATTAAGAATTACCTGGTTATCTATACCAGTATTCCACTTGTAGCTTTTCATTATGAACCCTCCTTCATATATTGTCTTTTTGATCATGGCCTCGAATGTTTGAATGTTTGGCTTAATCTGCTCAAAAAACATCCTGTTTTTCTGAAACCAAAGATCTTTTAATATTGCACAGGCAGCTAGAATCCAACATTCTCTTATGAAAGGACTTTTACCATTTGTATTACTCCACACCTCTTCAAAAGattttggaattttgaatttgAATATAGAACATATCCATCTCCAAATTTGTGTACTGAATCTGCACTCCCATAACAAATGATGCATATTATCCTGATCTTCTTCACAAATGCAACACCTTGAGGCTAATTCAAATCCTCTTTCAACCATTACATAATCATCAACATATATTCCTTGAATGATTTTCCATATGTTGCTTGCTATAGAAGGATGTAAGAATGAATTCCAGATATTTTTATAGCAAAGCACAGGTTGTTCTTTAATTCTTACTAAGTTGATTGCAGATGAAGTTgtgaaattaaattttatttCTCCTTTCCATATTAAGCTATCATCACCAATACCAATTTCAGGTAAGGTATAATTTTGAAAGAATTTGCTTCAGCTCTTCAGGTATATTCCATTTCCCTTCAAGTATTAACTCTGAAACTTTCATGTTGATGTTCTCTTTAACATAGTCAGAATACCCAACTTCTTCTATAAGAGGTGAATTACTTAACCATGAATAAAACCACAAAGAAATTTTCTGCCCATCCCCAAGACACCACTTAATGTTTTCTTTCAAGTGATTCCATGCCCATTTCAATCCTGGCCAAATAGATGAAAGTTTCCAGTTATTCTTCCATTGATGCAGCTTGTCTTGAAATTTAGCTTTGATAAATAATGCCCACTCAGTTTCAGAATTTATTATTCTCCATAATATCTTCATTAGTAGTGCTTTATTGAGCACCTCCAACCTTTGTATTCCAAGACCACCTTCACTATAAGGAGAACATACCTTTTTCCAAGAAATAGTTTTGTATTTTCTAGTTTCACTATCCCCAAACCACAAGAAATTTCTGATGATTTTTTCACAGATTTTGATTACTGATTTTGGCAATTTATAGACTGACATGTTGTAAATTGGCACACTGCAAAGAAATGACTTGATGAGAACTAGTCTGTCATTAAAGGACAACATCTTTCCTTTCCAAGCAGCCAACTTATTTTGCATTAGTTAAACCATTGACCAAACTGTTGCAATTTTTACTCTGCTAGCATGTAGAATGACTCCCAATTATTTGTCAGGTAAAGCCCTCACTTCCGTTTGCATCATTTCTTTAATTTGCATTATTCTTGCTGCATTAGTTCCATTCACAAAGAGTTTGATTTTGCTTCTATTTATCACTTGACCTGAACTTTCTTGATAATCTTCTAATAGTTTTATCAGATTTTGAATATTCTTCTTTGCTCCATTGCAGAAGataaaaacatcatcaacaaagaatATATGAGAAGGATGACTTCCATATCTTACTACCATTGGACTTGTCTTGCCTTCAACTATCATTTTTGATATATTCCTACTAAGAACATCTTCCATAAGTACAAATAGTATATGATATagagggtctccttgtcttaACCCTCTACCTACTAAAAAGTATCCATTTGGTCCACCATTTATCATGACTGAAACTTTTGCAGATTTAAATAATGTTCTTATCCATTTACACCATGTTTCTGATAAGCCATACTTGATTAATACCTGAAATAAGAACTTCCAACTCACTTAATCATAAGCTTGGGATATCCAGCTTGAGACCAATATTACcacctcttcttttcttcttcatttcattgaTCATTTCAGAAGAAAGGATAATTTGGTCTTGTATGTTTCTTCCTTTGATGTATGCTGATTGCTGAGGAGATACAAGTTTATTCATAAGGCTTGACATTCTTGTTGTTATAATTTTGGTGAAGATTTTGAAACTTACATTACTGAGACCAATTGGTCTATTGATTGGGAGTTCTTGCACCTTCAACTTTTGGTAAAAGCACTAAAAAATTAGAATTTAATCCTCTTGGAATAAACCTCCTTCTCCAACAAAATTGCACTGCATTTACCACATCTTTTTGAATTACCTGCCAGCATGCTCTATAAAAACTGCATGAAAAGCCATATGGACCTGGAGAGCTATCTGGATCCATTTAAAATATAGTttgtttgatttcttcttcagatGGGATTGCATCCAACATAGCTTGATCATCTGCTGTTATTGCTTTTGGAATTACATCAAGCAGTGATTCTGAAATATTAACTTCCTTAAATTTGAATTTATCCTCAAAAAAATTGAAGAGAACTTCTGCAATTTTTTCTTGATCTGTAATTATTTCCTTGTTACTATTCTCCAATTCACAAATGGAATTTCTAGCTTGTCTTACTTTAAGATTGGTGTGAAAGAAACTTGTATTTTCCGACCCTTCTTTAATCCATTTGGTTATAGCTTTAAGTTTCAGCATTGTGCTTATCTgtacttcttttgaatttaaCTTATTTTCAGCTTTAACCAAGTTGTCCAGAAGCTCTTCATTAAATGGATTAGCATCAGATACCTTCATTGCATCTTGAACTTCTTTTGCAGCTACTTTTATTTGTTCATTTACATTCCGAAACACTTTCCAATTCCATCCAACTAATACCTTCTTTAACTTTTTTAGTTTGCTCTGAAAAACAAAAGATGGATCACCCTCTACCTCTTCATACCAACACTTAGTAACCACTTCCATAAAGTTAGGGTGCTCAATCcaaaatttttgaaatttttgtgGGACATTCTTTGGTTTAGGACAGCTCATACCCACCCAAAAGTGGAGAATGGTCAGAAGCTATTCTCAAACCATCTTTATAACTCCAGTCATCATGTTTTTGAATCCACAAGTTATTAACAACAGCTCTTTCAAGATTGTACAAAATCCTTTTGGTACCATGATGACAATTAGACCAAGTGTATTCACATCCAGATTTTGGAGCTTGCTGCAATTCACATTTGTCTAGAAAATTATTGAACTTAAGCATATTTTTTATATTAGCAGGCCTACCACCAGTTTTTTCTTCTGTTGTGGTGATTGCATTGAAATCTCCTATAGAAATCCAAGGAAGATTTAAACCACTTATCACTTCCATCTCAGACCATAAAATTCTTCTTTGAACTGCCTCAACATGAGCATGAACTCCAGATACTAGGTTGCCTCCATTGTTGACTGTTATCATCTGACTTGACATAGATACCACAGTTGGTGTAGGTAGATGTTTATTCCAAAATAACCAAATGTTTCctttcttgtttaaaattgaattatgaatcACCATATTCTGCACCCCAGGTAGATTCagcttattgcaaaaagatgcaTTACAACTTATTTTTGGTTTTGCTATGAAAACTAGTGAAGGTTGAAATTGATTTATTAAAGACCTTAATTTCTCTTGAGACCTAGGTCTTCTCAGGCCCCTGAGATTCCAAAATAAGACTTTCATTGTAAAGTATGGAGGTCTCTAGTACCTCCTTTACCTTGATTTCTTCTAAAATTATATTTGTTGTTAAGTTGTTGAGATTTTACCTTGTTTGGTACTTCTTTTTGTTGATCTGCTGGAATTGTCTTGGTACCTGAAGATGAAGGCTTTTGAATTATTTTATACCAAGTAGTTGTTGGAATTCTTTCCTCTGAAGTGGAACCATCTTTGCCATTGATGAAATTGATTACACTTTTCTCCACTGTATTATCATCATCAATTTGTTGTACCTTTGCTGGAGAGAGATTTTCTATTCCATATATTTCCTCCTCTTCAACAACAGTATTAAGAGTTTCAAACCTACCTGAAGTAACAAGTATAGTTTGATCTTGAGGTAATGTAATATGCTGGCTTATTAAAGTAACAGGAGTAAAACATATATCAAACTTCACTTGTTTCTTTTGAGCTTCTGGAGTTGGAGCAATATTTGAATTTTTTCCTTTGTCATTTGTCTTCTCAGCTGGCTTGTTATTAGGTGTTGCAGTTCTTTGTTGTACATGATTATTGCTTGATTTTACTTCAGATGATGTCTTTACTCTGCATTCAGCTTGCACATGACCAACAATTTTACAGTGATTACAAAATTTTGGCAACTTTGTTAGTAAAAAACTTTGCATAAAACCACCAAACTTAGTTTTAATCCATagtttttttgtaattttctttgcTAAATCAATCTTAATAAGTACTCTTGCATATAGTCCATTCTCAAAATTCAAAGTAGCCTCATCTACCTTTACTGGCTCTCCCAATTCTTTACCGATGGTAAAAAGAGTCTGCTCATCCCAATATTCTAGACTGAGACCTGAATAATGAACCCAAACCATTGCTGAAGAAGTTCTGTGTAATTCTGGACGAAAATCTGGTATCCAGTTGTGAATCCATAAAGTTTGATTGAACACCTCCCATAATCCACCTTTGATATAGCTTTGATCCTTTTCATTATCAAGTTTAATTGTAAAGAAACCTTTTCCTAATGGTATAATCTTACATTGACCAACcaatttctactgagatttcatgTTTGATACAACATCAGCAAACTTCAGTCGAAGCAAATCAAGACGTCCAATCAACAAAAATTTCCACACAACACATCTATCTTCAGTACCATTAACAAGATTTATTGAAGGAATTTCTTCAACTACATTATTCAAATCCATAATTGATGGATTCATATctgggttttgatattttccaTGAAAGATAAGATAAAACCTAACTAATTACGATTCAATTAACAACTATGTAATTAACACCAATCATTTTAGAATATATGTTCTGAATTCACCTGAATTTATGATGAAGAATACTGAATTTAATGCTCGTAAACGATGAAAAATTGGAATGAGTTGGTCGCCCGATTTGCAGAGCACAACTCGAACCTattatcatctataattactattataatatttttattattaacattgatggttaaactattattctaactacccTTACAAATATTGTTGAGTCCCAAAGATATTATTGACATTTAAGTAATTATAAGTTGTTGACCCTACGTATAAGTCTAGGTATTCAAGAAGTTCTTATGTGACTTTCAAtatttatcaataatactaatatcattattatttttttagtattGAATTGTCTACCTGTTCACACTTTTTAGACTAATCAGTCTCTAATAGTTATTAGtaaaagttattggtgtaccctacaattttacttcattacatacacaacaaccaaacaaacgaatcaatcaatcaattaaatctttgaattattgatagcttttagtgattaagatttatctcacaacccaaccaaattctaaactaatctatttcactaactaGCATAGactaatttctatcttttcccatataatATCTAATAGTGAGTTGTAAAACCCCTTATCTTATTTTTGGTGCTAATAAGCAGTgggaaggatttttttggattttctcGTGCATCTATATTAGTACATATAAAAGACCTAGGATTTATTCTTTTTCGGGATGAAAATAAAAGTAATAGCTACATAAAATATTTATCTTGTGAACCCTAATAACGGGAGAAAGAACTGGAAGGAGACGAGATCCAGCAAGTAGAAGTTAAGGGTGTTGTTTTGGGATTTCGGAGCGTTATATTTGGCTGCGAAAACAGGTAGGTTTCTTCCTACTTAATTTTCTTTGTAGATTCATCTGATATCTCAAGTTGTACCGTGACTATCTTAAGGTATGAATGTTATCCAAGTCTAAACGTATAAGTTCGGTGATGATAGATTTGATATAACATCAGTTTGTATACAAGAGGAAGGTTGGGTCCATAGGTAATATGGTCTGTATTAACTAGTAATGCCTTTAGTTGCTAAGATACTTATAATACTGAGGTTAGATTTGTATACAATCCAGTGGGCAGGTGGTGATGTTAACATAGTGGGAGTTGATTATCTTGAGACAAGCTAGTCCAGGTATTTTAGTTGATATTAgtcttctaaccttttggttttGGTAGTTCCATCGTTGTTTTAAatgtataaaaaataaaatcagtgCAGTGTTTAGCTTTAGGATGTTTTGATTATGTGACAGGTTATGCGCAAAGAGACATTCAAGGTAAGCATTGCAATGTTGGTAACAAGTGTAATTGCTAGTTAAGATTTTCATTTCTGAAACGTCTCCTAACATTTCATTTTGTAAAGATGCTCGCTACGGTACCACTAACTAATATCACTTTTAAAATGTATGTGTATTGGTTAATCTCTAAACGTGGCCGTAATATTTAAATGCTTATACTACAACCCATGGATTTAAAAAACCAAGCAAACAGTCGAATAATTAATGTATCACAGCTTAACAATAATTTATGTACGGTGGCGTAGCCGATTATAGCTTAATGTGGGCGCACAAATGGGGTCTGTTTATACTATTCCCCTTTTTTCCGAACTTTAAGTAAGGGTCCTTTAGATCTTTAGGAGTCAAGTggtctatctcttatttttttcCTCTAAGGTATACTGTGaactaggcttaattttgacataAAATATTATGTGGATAGAGAGTGCATTTTTGTTGGAAATGTAATACAAATACTGGTTGTATTGAACTATAAACACGACTTCACATTTGTTTGGATATTTTTGCCTTGGCCTAGGGGTTGCATAATTTGTGTATGCAATGTAGTAACGGATGTGTAGACTGTTACTggcttttggaaaaaatttggaagACACGAGCAAATGATTGTGTATGTATGTGGACCTCATAAAAGCTAGGTAAGTCGATTATGACCGTTATTTTTGTGTGTGAATAAGGATCAACTGTATTAAATTTGATAGTGAATTATGCATATGGGAATGGATTTCATGGGTATCCTCAAATGTAGAGTGATAGTGTTGTTAGTTTTGGGTGGGGATGTAGCCGATGGTTTTGTTCACATTCTTACAATTATTTctaaaaatttaattatttttttcattatgAACTTGGAATTTATTTGGATTTTTCTATCAAAGTTTTAAGTGTGTGGAGACCTACTATCAGTTGGGGTCTGACCCAACTTACTATTTTTTTCAGGAAACTGTGATCGAGGAGCATTCTAAATTGTAGACTGCATTTTTGTTCCGAAAAGCTACGTCTTTTTATATTTAGGTTCTTGGTTAAAtgttttacttatttttttcaGGATGacattttcatttcttttcagTAAATTCTTAGCATTTATTTGGGAATCCGTCCCGCGTGTCGAAGATTACCCTTTTAAAGATTTTATTAAACTTTACAATCTTTTTACCAATTTCGTTAAATAAAAATTCATACATTTTTGGATTATGCGAATATGCTCCATACAATAGCCTAATCTCCATTTGTTGGCTTGACGGCTTGAGTGTGTAAAGTGGTCCATGAGTATGTCACATTTGGGATTTTAGGGCATCCGACCTAGAATTCAAAGTGGGGCGTGAAAAAGTTATATCAGAGCTTTGGTAACATAAATCCTTGGGAGCAGGTTTAGGGTCTTGTTAAGTCACGCAGACATGTTTAGGAGCACAATGATTTTTTTGCTTGTACGAAATTTGGTGTTAGATTATTTGTAAAGTAGGGACACATCGGTTGTAAAAAAATGTAACCCGAACGTAGGATCGGCTAAAGATATGGATCTATTATCTTGAATGCGGTTCGACAACACTTAGTTCTCGGGCGCACGATAAAATTAAGTGGACTACTTGAGGGATAATGCGATAATAGCATGCGAGAGTAAACAAttgtagatggtagattttcaacaaaggtcaaaaccgtaaaatcatgatacatttTTCTGACACGTCTTTCAGGCATGTgaggattcatattttacgaagccatgatgattatgcatttcgaaaggcctccactagctagCATTCGATTACTCGCAtctcatcatgccctctatgtagaataacata
The nucleotide sequence above comes from Papaver somniferum cultivar HN1 chromosome 8, ASM357369v1, whole genome shotgun sequence. Encoded proteins:
- the LOC113305578 gene encoding uncharacterized protein LOC113305578; translation: MVERGFELASRCCICEEDQDNMHHLLWECRFSTQIWRWICSIFKFKIPKSFEEVWSNTNGKSPFIRECWILAACAILKDLWFQKNRMFFEQIKPNIQTFEAMIKKTIYEGGFIMKSYKWNTGIDNQVILNFKLEPRRIKFQYIKTCFWTPPCAGFVMFFCDGASIGNPGYAGFGVVIRDHLCQVLGFISGGIGIATNYIVKVYAIICAVELAVEWKMENVILNSDSKTVISEFENNKMPWFVKMRWQKDTRKIQSIKFLHSFREINFAADTTAKRGARLVLGKRKMFYGRPGFLSRIEQPNVAYYRNF
- the LOC113305579 gene encoding uncharacterized protein LOC113305579; amino-acid sequence: MVWVHYSGLSLEYWDEQTLFTIGKELGEPVKVDEATLNFENGLYARVLIKIDLAKKITKKLWIKTKFGGFMQSFLLTKLPKFCNHCKIVGHVQAECRVKTSSEVKSSNNHVQQRTATPNNKPAEKTNDKGKNSNIAPTPEAQKKQVKFDICFTPVTLISQHITLPQDQTILVTSGRFETLNTVVEEEEIYGIENLSPAKVQQIDDDNTVEKSVINFINGKDGSTSEERIPTTTWYKIIQKPSSSGTKTIPADQQKEVPNKNMVIHNSILNKKGNIWLFWNKHLPTPTVVSMSSQMITVNNGGNLVSGVHAHVEAVQRRILWSEMEVISGLNLPWISIGDFNAITTTEEKTGGRPANIKNMLKFNNFLDKCELQQAPKSGCEYTWSNCHHGTKRILYNLERAVVNNLWIQKHDDWSYKDGLRIASDHSPLLGGYELS